The nucleotide sequence GCCGCCCTTGACCAGCATGACCTTGCCCGGTTCTTTCTTGATATCGATCTGTGCCGTCTGCGTGACCACCGTGCGCCCGCCCGACAAGGGCGCCGGCTGGCTCACCTGCGGCTCGACATTGATGGTGACGGACAGGTTGCCGTGCGAAATGGCACATGTTTCCAGGGTCACGGACTGGTTCATCACGACGGAACCGGTGCGCGCATTCATGATGACCTTGGCCGCCAGGCGGGCCGGATTGACTTCGATGCTTTCCAGCTGGCCCAGGAAGGTCACACGCTGGTCGCTGCCGCCCGGGGACTGCACCTGGATCACGCGCCCGTCCAGCGCGGCTGCCGTGCCGGCGCCGTAGCGGCTGTTGATGGCGTCGACCACCCGGCTGGCGGTGGCGAAATCGGTAGCATTCAATTCCAGGCGTATCGTGTTGTTGGCGCCCAGCACCGAGGGCACGGTGCGCTCGACGGTGGCGCCGCCCGAGATGCGTCCCACGCTCAAGTGATTGATGACGATGGAGCTGCCGGCCGCCTGCGCACCCACGCCGCCCACCAGCACGTTGCCCTGCGCCATGCCGTACACCTGGCCGTCGGCGCCCTTCAATGGCGTCATTAATAAAGTGCCGCCGCGCAAGCTTTTTGCATTGCCCATCGACGACACCGTCACGTCGAGCAGCTGGCCGGGCTGGGCAAACGCGGGCAAGGCCGTCGTCACCATCACGGCGGCCACGTTTTTCAGCTGCAAGCTGGTGCCTTGCGGCAAGTTAATGCCCTGCTGCTGCAGCATCGCCGCCACGCTCTGGATGGTAAATGGTGTTTGCGTGGTCTGGTCGCCGCTGCCATCGAGGCCGACGACGAGGCCATAGCCCATCAGCTGATTCTGGCGCACGCCGGCGATGCTGGCCAAGTCCTTGATGCGTTCGGCCTGGGCGACGGGCGCCAGCATGGCGCAAGCCAAGCCGCAGGAGAGCAAAAGGCGGGGGAAAGTCAAGGTCGCCATGATCAGAACGGCAACAGGCTGAGGAAAAAGCGCGAGGCCATCGAGGCCATTTCGGCGCGGTCGATCTGGCTGTTCGTGCGGTACTCGACGCGCGCGTCGGCTACCTGGGTCGAGGGCACGACGTTGCCCGTGCCGATGGTGTCCGGATTGACCATGCCCGAGAAGCGGATGAATTCCGTGCCCTTGTTCATGGCTATTTGTTTTTCGCCGGCGACGATCAAGTTACCGTTTGGCAATACCTCGATCACCGTCACGCCTATTGTGCCGCTGAAGGTGTTGCTGGCGGACTGGTTGTCGCCATCGGCAAATTTCGTTGCGCCAGTCGCCGAGACGGTGCCGCCGAAACGGCCCTGGGCGATGCCGGGCGTGCTGAAACCCACGCTGCCGGACTTGTTGCCGGAACTGGCGCCCGCCTTGACGGCATTCGTGCGCTCGGTGATGGCAATCGTCATGGTGTCGCCCACGTGGCGCGCGCGGCGGTCTTCGAAGGCGGGACGGTAGGTCGACGGCTGGTAAATGGAACCGTTGCTGACGACCACGGGTTCGGGCATCGGCGCGCGCGTGGTGGTCGGATATTGCACGATCGAGGTGGGCGTGATGGCGCAGCCGGACAGCAGGACTGCGGACAACAGGGCGATGATGGGGTATTGCATGACGAACCTCCGCTGCCATCCGGCTGCGGATGGCATGACGACTATGAACATTAAAGTTGCGACAATTTCTGCAGCATTTGATCGGATGTTGTGATGGCCTTGCTGTTGATCTCGTAGGCGCGCTGCGTCTGGATCATGTTGACCATTTCCTCGGCCACGTTGACGTTCGAGCTCTCGATATAGCCCTGCATCAGCACGCCGGCGCCATTCGTGCCCGGGGTGTTCGTCTGCGCCACGCCGGAGGCGCCCGTTTCCATGTACAGGTTTTCGCCCTTCGATTCCAGGCCGGCCGGATTGACGAAGGTGGTCAGCTGCAGGGAGCCGATCTGCGATGGCGCCACGGTATTGGGCAAGGTGACGGAGACGGTGCCGTCGCGCGCGACGGTCAGGCTCAGCGCATTGGTCGGCACGGTGATGGCAGGCTGGATGACGAAGCCTTCGGAGGTCACCAACTGGCCGTTGGCATCCGTCTGGAAGGAGCCGTCGCGCGTGTAGGCGGTCGCGCCATCGGGCAGCAGCACCTGGAAGAAACCGGTGCCGTTGACCATCACGTCGCGCGAATTGCCCGACGCCTGGGGATTGCCCTGCGTATGGATGCGTTCGGTAGCTACCGTGCGCACGCCCGTGCCGATCTGCAAGCCCGACGGCAGCTGGGTTTGCTGCGACGATTGCGCGCCCGGCTGGCGCACATTTTGATACAGCAAGTCTTCAAACACGGCGCGCGACTTCTTGAAGCCGGTGGTGCTGACGTTGGCCAGGTTATTGGCGATCACGTCCATCTGCGTCTGCTGCGCTTCCAGGCCGGTCTTGGCTATCCAAAGGGAACGAATCATGTTTTTTCTCCAATAACAGCGCTTGCCAGCCCTGTAGACTATTTCTATGTGACCATTATGCGACCGGCTCTATCAATTCAAAGCGAGGATCTGGGTGGCTTTCGCCGCGTTATTCTCGGCATTCTTCAACAAGCTCATTTGTGTTTCGAACTGGCGCGCCAGGGCGATCATGCTGACCATCGAGTCGACGGGGCTGACATTGCTGCCCTCCAGCGCGCCTGTGGTCAGTTTGACGGCCTGGTCGGCTTGCGCCACCGTGCCATCCTTCAGGCGGAACAGGCCGTCGTCGCCGCGCACCAGTTGCTGCTCGGGCGGGTTGACCAGCTTGATGCGTCCCAGCACCGTGGACGGGCCCGGCGGCACATCCGTGGAAATCGTGCCCACCGTGCCATCGCTGGCGATGGCCACCGTGACGCCCGGCGGAATGGCCAGCGGTCCCGTATCGCCCTGCACCATCAAGCCCGATTGGGTCTGCAACATGCCGTTTTCATTGAGTTTCAAGGCGCCGTTGCGCGTATAGGCTTCTGACCCGTCGGCCGACTGCACCGCGATCCAGCCCGCATTTTCCACGGCCACGTCGAGCGCGCGGCCCGTGTGCTGCATGGGTCCTTGGGTGAAATCGGAACCGACCGTCGAATCGACGACAAAGGCGCGCGTCGGCATCATGCCGTCGGCCACCACGGGCACGGCGCGAAACGAGTCGAGCTGGGCACGGAAACCCGTGCTGGTGGCGTTCGCCAGGTTATTCGCCGTGGTCGCCTGCTTGTCCAGGATGTGCTTGGCGCCCGAGCCGGCGGTGTAGATGAGACGGTCCATTTTTTATTTCTCCTGTTGCCTTCAACCCAAGGCAGAAAGCTGGGGTCAGACCCGGCGGGGGAATGCGCCGCAATGCGGCACATTCCGGTCACGAAGTGACTGACTCCCTGATTATTAACGCAGGTTGACCAGGGTCTGCAAGACCGAATCCTGCGTCTTGATGGTCTGCGCATTCGCCTGGTAAGCGCGCTGCGCCGTGATCATATTGACCAGTTCGGCCGTCAGGTCCACGTTCGACACTTCCACGGCCGAGGCGCGCAAGTCGCCCAAGCCGCCCGAGCTCGGCTCGCCCGTCATGGGGCTGCCCGAGGTCGAGCTTTCCGCCCAGGCATTGTTGCCCAGCGGCTCGAGGCCATTCGGATTGGCAAATTTGGTCAATACCACCTGGCCCAGGTCCCGTGTCTTGCCATTGTTATACTGGCCCTGGATCACGCCATCGGTGCCCACCACGAAACGGCTCAGCTGGCCGGCCGCATAGCCATCGGCCACGGTCCGCTTTTCGCTGGTCGACGAACTGAGCTGGGTGGAATTGGTGAAGTCGACCTTGATCGCCAGGTTCGCGTTCGCGCCCGTGGCGGGGAAGACGGGCAAGTTGACCGTCACCGGCAAGGTTTGCGGCGGCGTCAGCGCCAGCATGGCTGCCTTGTCCAGGCTGCCGACGCTGTTGAACACCAGCGAAGCCGACTTCACGGCGGGCACTTCCGTCACCGAGGCGATATTCTTGTCGATCTGGTCTGGCGTCAGGCTGGAATTGACGCCATTGGGCACGGCGCTGCCATAGGTGGCGCTGATGGCGGCCAGTTGGGCGGGGCTGGCGCCGGCCGCGGCGGCGGCAGTGCGCACGGCGGCGCCGGCCGCATTGCCATAGGCCACGGCGGCTGCCGTGATATTGGCTGGCACCAGCGGCACGGCCGTGACAGCGGACTGGTAAGCGGCGCGCGCGGCGACCGAGGCGGCATCGGTCTGCGCCGCCGCCGCCACTTTCGCGCTGGTAATTTCCTTGCCGTCAGTGGCCGAGTAGACATCCCAGGTATTGGTGCCCGTCTTGACGTAGAAATTGGACATGGTGTGCGAATTGCCCAGCGAATCGAAGACCGGCACGGGGAATTGCTTGGTCCACGACTTTTGCTCGCCCACGCTGAACGGCACCACGGTCGGCATGGCCGAGTTGGAATCGAGGTTGACCTGGGTATCGACCTTGGTAGTCGCCTGCGGCGCCATGTCGGACGGGTCGATCTGCAGCGGCACGGTGGCGCCGGCCAGGATCTTGCCGTTCGCATCGGCCGGATAGCCCGTCAGCTGGGCTTTCTGGGCGTTGATGATAAAGCCGCTCTTGTCAACCTGGAACTGGCCATTGCGCGAATACTGGATGGCGCCGTTCACGCTGGTGCGGAAGAAACCGCCGCCATTGATGGCGATGTCGAGCGGATTGGACGAACTCTCCAGGTTACCCTGGTTGAACAGCTGCGCCACTTGCGACACGGCCACGCCGATGCCGGGCTGGTTGCCGCCCACGCCATACAGCGAATTGGCATAGATGTCGGCAAACTGCGCCTGCGACTGCTTGAAACCCACGGTGGCCGAGTTGGCGATATTGTTGCCGATGACGTCCAGCGATTTGGCGGCGCCATTCAAGCCGCTCAGGCCTTGTTGGAAAGACATTGTGTTCTCCTGGTAGAAATTAGGGGTAGAGGGTCTACGCTACAAATGAGCGGCTTACAAAATCTGTTTCACATCGGCCATGGTAATGCTGCCCACGCCCGGTACATTCAACTTCACGCCACCCGCCCCCGTCGACACGCTGGCGACCGAACCGAACATCAGCGCCGCTGCATCCGTGAGCTTGGCACCGCCGCGCGTGGCTTCCACCGAGAAGGTGTACGCGCCGTCGGCCAGCACGATGGGCTTGCCATCCTTGTCGAGGTCGGCGGTGGAACCGTTCCAGCCCAGCGGCAAAGTACCCGCGTCCTGCGGGCCCAGGTCGATGGAATGGACTTGCTTGCCCAAGCTGTCGTAGATGATGACCTTGACGCTGTCGGCCGGCGTCGCCAGGTCCACGCCCAGCAGGGCCGCACTCTTGCTCAGGGTGATGTTCTTGCCTGCTGTCAGCACGCCGTGGCCGATAATATTGGCCGCCTGCATGGATTCAGCCTGCTGGTAGCTGGTTTTCAGCGTTTCCAAAGTGGTATTGAGCTTGTTGACGCCCGTCACCGTGGACAGCTGGGCCAGCTGGCTGGTCAGCTGTGCATTGTCCAGCGGGTTCATCGGGTCCTGGTTTTGCAGCTGGGTCACCAGCAGGGTCAGGAATTTGTTCGTCTCCTCCTCGACGCTGCCCTTCGCGGCCGTCGTCTTCTTCGGATTCATCGTCGCCATCAGGTCGGTGACGGGGCTGGTGCTGGTATCGATGGTTGCCATAATAGTCAGTCAGCCTTATTGGCCGAGCGTAAGGGTTTTCAGGAGCAGCGACTTGGCCGCATTCATGGTTTCGACGTTGGTCTGGTAGGAGCGCGAGGCGGACAGCATGTTGACCATCTCGTCGACCGTATTCACGTTCGGCATGGTGACGTAGCCCTTTTCGTCGGCCAGCGGATTCTTCGGATCGTAGACCAGCTTCATCGGCGACGGATCTTCGATCACCTTCTGCACCTTGACGGCCGTGGCGCCGTTGGCCATGGGCACGGCTTCGAACACCACCTGCTTGGCGCGGTAGGCTTCGCCCGTGGCGCTGGTGGCGCTATCGGCATTGGCCAGGTTGCTGGCCACCGTGTTCAAGCGCTGCGCCTGAGCGCTCATGGCCGAACCGGACACATTGAAAATATTAAACAGCGACATGATTATTGTCCTCCCTGAATGGCCGTCAGCATGCCCTTGATCTGCGAGTTGAGGAAGGTCACGGCCGCCTCATAGCGGATGGCGTTGTCGGCAAAGGCGTTGCGTTCGAGATCCATATCCACCGTGTTGCCATCGACGGCGCCCTGGGCCGGCGCGCGGTACAGCAGCGGCGTGCCGTCGGCCAGGGACTCGACCTTGCCGCCTGCGCCCGCAACTGCAGCCACACCCTTGCCCGGCATATGCTGCGGCGCCGTGCCCTTCAGGGCCGGCTGCACGCCATCCTTGCGCGCCATCGCGCCCTTCAGCGCGCTGGCGAAATCGACATCGCGTGCCTTGTAGTTGGGCGTATCGGCATTGGCGATATTCGAGGCGAGCAATTCCTGGCGCGTCGAGCGCAGGCTCAGCGCCGTCTCGTTGAAGCGCATGTAATCGTCGAGTTTCCCTATCATGTCAGGCTCCGGAAAGATCTGCCACTGGCGCCTGAGATGGCGAAAGGATGGCGGTATAGTGATGACAGGAAACATAGTACGGCGGCCACCGGTAAGGCCATCGCCGGATCAGACTGTACTTTTACCCCTTAATCGGGGCTTCGAACGGGGCGACGCGCACTATCATGGCAGTATTCCAGAGGCCTATCACCATGAAAACACCGCTTGCACTCCTTCTCGCTCTAGCCACCCTGCCAATGCTGGCCCAGGCGCAAAACGCCGGCCGGCAAACGCCGGAAGCGCTGCGCAACAGCGTGGAACAGTTTCTGCAAGTGCAAAGCAATGGCTTGCCGGGAAAAGTAACAATCAGCGTCGGCGCCGTCGATCCGCGCCTGAACCTGGCGGCCTGCCCCGCGCCGCAAGCATTCATGGCGCCGGGCGCCCGCGCCTGGGGCAAGACCACGGTGGGCGTGCGCTGCACGGCACCAAGCAACTGGACCATCTATTTGCAAGCCAACGTGGCCGTCGTGGGCGACTACGTGGCCAGCGCCGTGCCGCTGGCGCAAGGGCAAGCCATTGATGCCAGCCAGCTGGTGACGATGCAGGGCGACCTGGCCGCATTG is from Janthinobacterium sp. 61 and encodes:
- a CDS encoding flagellar basal body P-ring protein FlgI, translated to MATLTFPRLLLSCGLACAMLAPVAQAERIKDLASIAGVRQNQLMGYGLVVGLDGSGDQTTQTPFTIQSVAAMLQQQGINLPQGTSLQLKNVAAVMVTTALPAFAQPGQLLDVTVSSMGNAKSLRGGTLLMTPLKGADGQVYGMAQGNVLVGGVGAQAAGSSIVINHLSVGRISGGATVERTVPSVLGANNTIRLELNATDFATASRVVDAINSRYGAGTAAALDGRVIQVQSPGGSDQRVTFLGQLESIEVNPARLAAKVIMNARTGSVVMNQSVTLETCAISHGNLSVTINVEPQVSQPAPLSGGRTVVTQTAQIDIKKEPGKVMLVKGGASLSDVVKALNAIGASPQDLLAILQAMKAAGSLRAELEII
- a CDS encoding flagellar basal body L-ring protein FlgH, with amino-acid sequence MQYPIIALLSAVLLSGCAITPTSIVQYPTTTRAPMPEPVVVSNGSIYQPSTYRPAFEDRRARHVGDTMTIAITERTNAVKAGASSGNKSGSVGFSTPGIAQGRFGGTVSATGATKFADGDNQSASNTFSGTIGVTVIEVLPNGNLIVAGEKQIAMNKGTEFIRFSGMVNPDTIGTGNVVPSTQVADARVEYRTNSQIDRAEMASMASRFFLSLLPF
- the flgG gene encoding flagellar basal-body rod protein FlgG, whose amino-acid sequence is MIRSLWIAKTGLEAQQTQMDVIANNLANVSTTGFKKSRAVFEDLLYQNVRQPGAQSSQQTQLPSGLQIGTGVRTVATERIHTQGNPQASGNSRDVMVNGTGFFQVLLPDGATAYTRDGSFQTDANGQLVTSEGFVIQPAITVPTNALSLTVARDGTVSVTLPNTVAPSQIGSLQLTTFVNPAGLESKGENLYMETGASGVAQTNTPGTNGAGVLMQGYIESSNVNVAEEMVNMIQTQRAYEINSKAITTSDQMLQKLSQL
- a CDS encoding flagellar basal body rod protein FlgF → MDRLIYTAGSGAKHILDKQATTANNLANATSTGFRAQLDSFRAVPVVADGMMPTRAFVVDSTVGSDFTQGPMQHTGRALDVAVENAGWIAVQSADGSEAYTRNGALKLNENGMLQTQSGLMVQGDTGPLAIPPGVTVAIASDGTVGTISTDVPPGPSTVLGRIKLVNPPEQQLVRGDDGLFRLKDGTVAQADQAVKLTTGALEGSNVSPVDSMVSMIALARQFETQMSLLKNAENNAAKATQILALN
- a CDS encoding flagellar hook protein FlgE — translated: MSFQQGLSGLNGAAKSLDVIGNNIANSATVGFKQSQAQFADIYANSLYGVGGNQPGIGVAVSQVAQLFNQGNLESSSNPLDIAINGGGFFRTSVNGAIQYSRNGQFQVDKSGFIINAQKAQLTGYPADANGKILAGATVPLQIDPSDMAPQATTKVDTQVNLDSNSAMPTVVPFSVGEQKSWTKQFPVPVFDSLGNSHTMSNFYVKTGTNTWDVYSATDGKEITSAKVAAAAQTDAASVAARAAYQSAVTAVPLVPANITAAAVAYGNAAGAAVRTAAAAAGASPAQLAAISATYGSAVPNGVNSSLTPDQIDKNIASVTEVPAVKSASLVFNSVGSLDKAAMLALTPPQTLPVTVNLPVFPATGANANLAIKVDFTNSTQLSSSTSEKRTVADGYAAGQLSRFVVGTDGVIQGQYNNGKTRDLGQVVLTKFANPNGLEPLGNNAWAESSTSGSPMTGEPSSGGLGDLRASAVEVSNVDLTAELVNMITAQRAYQANAQTIKTQDSVLQTLVNLR
- a CDS encoding flagellar hook assembly protein FlgD is translated as MATIDTSTSPVTDLMATMNPKKTTAAKGSVEEETNKFLTLLVTQLQNQDPMNPLDNAQLTSQLAQLSTVTGVNKLNTTLETLKTSYQQAESMQAANIIGHGVLTAGKNITLSKSAALLGVDLATPADSVKVIIYDSLGKQVHSIDLGPQDAGTLPLGWNGSTADLDKDGKPIVLADGAYTFSVEATRGGAKLTDAAALMFGSVASVSTGAGGVKLNVPGVGSITMADVKQIL
- the flgC gene encoding flagellar basal body rod protein FlgC: MSLFNIFNVSGSAMSAQAQRLNTVASNLANADSATSATGEAYRAKQVVFEAVPMANGATAVKVQKVIEDPSPMKLVYDPKNPLADEKGYVTMPNVNTVDEMVNMLSASRSYQTNVETMNAAKSLLLKTLTLGQ
- the flgB gene encoding flagellar basal body rod protein FlgB, which produces MIGKLDDYMRFNETALSLRSTRQELLASNIANADTPNYKARDVDFASALKGAMARKDGVQPALKGTAPQHMPGKGVAAVAGAGGKVESLADGTPLLYRAPAQGAVDGNTVDMDLERNAFADNAIRYEAAVTFLNSQIKGMLTAIQGGQ
- the flgA gene encoding flagellar basal body P-ring formation chaperone FlgA; translation: MKTPLALLLALATLPMLAQAQNAGRQTPEALRNSVEQFLQVQSNGLPGKVTISVGAVDPRLNLAACPAPQAFMAPGARAWGKTTVGVRCTAPSNWTIYLQANVAVVGDYVASAVPLAQGQAIDASQLVTMQGDLAALPAGIATDMAQVVGASTNISLPPGTPMRLDTLRRKPVVMQGQLVRVVSSGNGFQVASEGRAIGSAGDGQTVQVRTQSGQQISGVARAGGMVEVAF